In the Brassica napus cultivar Da-Ae chromosome A7, Da-Ae, whole genome shotgun sequence genome, one interval contains:
- the LOC106356880 gene encoding glutaredoxin-C14-like, whose product MDKVMRMSSGKGVVIFTKNSCCLCYAVQILFRDLRVQPTIHEIDNDPDCLEIEKALVRLGCPNAVPAVFVSGKLVGSTNEVMSLHLSGSLVPLIKPYQLFHN is encoded by the coding sequence ATGGACAAGGTTATGAGAATGTCATCAGGGAAAGGAGTTGTGATCTTCACCAAAAACTCATGTTGTCTGTGCTACGCCGTGCAGATACTTTTTCGTGACCTTAGGGTTCAACCAACAATCCACGAGATTGACAACGATCCTGACTGCCTCGAGATCGAGAAGGCCTTAGTCCGTCTTGGCTGCCCCAACGCAGTTCCTGCTGTTTTTGTAAGTGGTAAGCTGGTGGGTTCTACCAATGAAGTCATGTCGCTTCACCTAAGTGGCTCTCTCGTTCCCTTGATCAAGCCGTATCAGTTATTTCATAACTAG
- the LOC106353328 gene encoding protein TRANSPORT INHIBITOR RESPONSE 1-like, with product MQKRIGLSFPEEVLEHVFSFIHLDKDRNSVSLVCKSWYEIERWCRRRVFIGNCYAVSPATVIRRFPKVRSVELKGKPHFADFNLVPEGWGGYVYPWIEAMSKAYTWLEEIRLKRMVVSDECLELIAKSFKNFKVLVLSSCDGFSTDGLAAIASTCRNLKELDLRESDVDDVSGHWLSHFPDTYTSLVSLNISCLASDVCFSALERLVSRCPNLKSLKLNRAVPLEKLATLLRRAPQLEELGTGGYTADVRSDLFSDLYVALSGCKKLKCLSGLWDAAPAYLPAVYSVCGRLTTLNLSYATVQSYDLVKLITLCPKLQRLWVLDYIEDTGLEVLASTCKDLRELRVFPSEPFVMEPNVALTEQGLVSVSAGCPKLESVLYFCRQMTNDALVAIARKRPNMTRFRLCIIEPKAPDHLTLEPLDVGFGAIVEHCKDLRRLSLSGLLTDKVFEYIGKYAKKMEMLSVAFAGDSDLGMHHVLSGCDSLRKLEIRDCPFGDKALLANASKLETMRSLWMSSCSVSFGACKLLGQKMPKLNVEVIDERGPPDSRPESCAVERVFIYRTVAGPRFDMPDFVWNMDQQSSMSVSRQIITTNVL from the exons ATGCAGAAGCGAATCGGCCTCTCGTTTCCCGAAGAAGTTCTGGAGCACGTGTTCTCCTTTATCCACCTCGACAAGGATAGGAACTCCGTTTCCCTCGTCTGCAAATCGTGGTACGAGATCGAGCGGTGGTGCAGGAGGAGAGTCTTCATCGGGAACTGCTACGCCGTGAGCCCCGCGACTGTGATAAGGAGGTTCCCGAAAGTGAGATCCGTGGAGCTGAAAGGGAAACCGCACTTCGCTGACTTCAATTTGGTGCCGGAGGGATGGGGAGGGTACGTGTATCCGTGGATTGAGGCGATGTCGAAGGCGTACACGTGGCTGGAGGAGATTAGGCTGAAGAGGATGGTGGTGAGTGATGAGTGCTTGGAGCTTATAGCTAAGTCGTTTAAGAATTTTAAAGTTCTGGTGCTTTCTTCGTGCGATGGCTTCTCCACCGATGGCCTCGCTGCTATCGCCTCCACTTGCAG GAATCTGAAAGAGCTTGATTTGCGTGAGAGTGATGTTGACGACGTTAGCGGACACTGGCTAAGCCATTTCCCTGATACATACACTTCCCTGGTATCACTCAACATCTCTTGCTTAGCCTCCGATGTATGTTTCTCTGCTCTGGAGAGGCTGGTGAGTAGGTGTCCCAATCTCAAGTCTCTCAAGCTTAACAGAGCCGTTCCTCTTGAAAAATTGGCTACTTTGCTTCGAAGAGCGCCTCAGCTGGAGGAATTGGGCACCGGTGGCTACACTGCTGATGTGCGTTCAGATTTGTTCTCTGATTTATATGTAGCCCTCTCTGGTTGCAAGAAGTTGAAGTGCTTATCTGGCCTTTGGGATGCTGCTCCTGCCTATCTCCCAGCTGTTTATTCGGTTTGCGGTCGGCTTACAACTTTGAACCTGAGTTATGCAACTGTCCAGAGCTATGATCTTGTCAAGCTTATTACCTTATGTCCTAAACTGCAACGCCTCTGG GTGCTGGACTACATCGAGGATACTGGTCTTGAGGTGCTTGCTTCAACCTGCAAGGACCTTCGAGAGCTGAGAGTGTTTCCGTCTGAGCCTTTTGTCATGGAGCCAAACGTTGCATTGACGGAACAAGGGCTTGTCTCCGTCTCCGCGGGCTGTCCAAAACTCGAGTCTGTTCTCTACTTTTGCCGCCAAATGACCAATGATGCGTTGGTAGCGATTGCTAGGAAACGTCCCAACATGACTCGCTTCCGTTTGTGCATCATTGAGCCGAAAGCCCCTGACCATCTAACACTAGAGCCACTGGATGTGGGTTTCGGAGCCATTGTAGAGCACTGCAAAGATCTCCGGCGTCTCTCCCTATCAGGGCTCTTGACCGACAAGGTTTTCGAATACATTGGGAAGTATGCAAAGAAGATGGAGATGCTATCGGTGGCGTTTGCAGGAGACAGTGACTTagggatgcatcatgttttgtCAGGGTGCGATAGCCTGAGGAAGCTAGAGATAAGGGACTGCCCGTTTGGAGACAAGGCGTTATTGGCAAATGCTTCGAAGCTGGAGACAATGCGATCTCTTTGGATGTCTTCTTGTTCCGTGAGTTTTGGAGCCTGTAAGTTATTAGGACAGAAGATGCCAAAGCTCAATGTGGAAGTCATCGATGAGCGGGGTCCACCTGACTCGAGACCAGAGAGCTGCGCTGTTGAGAGAGTGTTTATATACCGAACAGTAGCGGGTCCTCGGTTTGACATGCCTGACTTCGTCTGGAACATGGACCAACAGTCATCAATGAGTGTTTCCAGGCAAATCATCACTACTAATGTgttatga
- the LOC106353329 gene encoding gibberellin receptor GID1B-like: MAAGNEVNLNECKRIVPLNTWVLISNFKLAYTLLRRPDGSFNRHLAEFLDRKVPPNSFPLDGVFSFDHLDSSTNLLTRIYLPAPLDPSRYGAVDLTEPLSTTEIVPVLVFFHGGSFTHSSANSAIYDTLCRRLVTICGVVVVSVDYRRSPEHRYPCAYDDGWNALKWVKSRIWLRSGKDSDVYVYLAGDSSGGNIAHNVAVRATNEGVKVLGNILLHPMFGGVERTQSEERLDGKYFVTVQDRDWYWRAFLPQGEDRDHPACNPFGPRGQCLEGVKFPKSLVVVAGLDLVQDWQLAYVDGLKKSGQDVNLLYLKQATIGFYFLPNNDHFRCLMDELKKFVHSMEDDSLSKSSPILLTP; this comes from the exons ATGGCTGCTGGAAACGAAGTCAACCTTAACGAATGCAAG AGAATAGTCCCACTCAACACATGGGTCCTCATTTCCAACTTCAAGCTCGCTTACACCCTCCTCCGCCGTCCCGACGGCTCCTTCAACCGTCACCTCGCCGAGTTTCTCGACCGCAAAGTCCCCCCCAACTCTTTCCCCCTCGACGGCGTCTTCTCCTTCGACCACCTCGACTCCTCCACCAACCTTCTCACCAGAATCTACCTCCCAGCTCCCCTCGACCCCTCCCGCTACGGCGCCGTGGACCTCACGGAGCCTCTCAGCACCACCGAGATCGTCCCCGTTCTCGTCTTCTTCCACGGCGGTAGCTTCACTCACTCCTCCGCCAACAGCGCCATCTACGACACTCTCTGCCGACGGTTAGTGACCATATGCGGCGTTGTTGTTGTCTCCGTTGATTACCGGAGGTCGCCGGAGCATCGTTACCCTTGCGCTTACGACGACGGATGGAACGCTCTCAAATGGGTCAAGTCCAGAATCTGGCTTCGGAGTGGTAAAGACTCTGATGTTTATGTTTACTTGGCTGGTGACAGCTCTGGAGGCAACATAGCTCATAATGTTGCTGTCAGGGCGACCAACGAAGGAGTTAAAGTGTTGGGGAACATTCTTCTTCACCCTATGTTTGGTGGGGTAGAGAGGACTCAGTCTGAGGAGAGACTTGACGGTAAATACTTTGTTACTGTTCAAGATCGAGATTGGTATTGGAGGGCTTTTTTACCTCAGGGTGAAGATAGAGATCATCCGGCTTGTAATCCCTTTGGTCCTCGAGGACAATGCCTTGAAGGAGTCAAGTTTCCCAAGAGTCTTGTCGTTGTGGCTGGTTTAGATCTTGTTCAGGATTGGCAGTTGGCTTATGTCGATGGGCTTAAGAAGAGTGGTCAGGATGTTAACCTTTTGTATTTGAAGCAGGCTACCATTGGGTTTTACTTCTTGCCTAACAATGACCACTTCCGTTGTCTTATGGACGAGTTGAAAAAGTTTGTGCACTCGATGGAGGATGATAGTCTAAGCAAGTCAAGTCCTATTCTTCTGACTCCTTAG
- the LOC106353330 gene encoding protein HUA2-LIKE 3, which yields MAPSRKRGGGKAAASARREWKVGELVLAKVKGFPAWPAAVSEPDKWGYSADKKKVFVLFFGTQQIAFCNPADVESFTEEKKQSLLTKRHAKGSDFVRAVKEIAESFEKLKQQVEANDPKSADETTVGSSGNTIELPQACKNLIGTRLDTQIESNSSHGKDESTLLSEDASAAEQMLALRHNSLSLNVAAKDLCDTAIHSSKRRNETARSQKCAPQTIILPVQPSKLTSGLELDRLQRPLRQCSDGGHTADDIDDADLRRRKRIRRSGNSESDDVVSSALNLHGSDEENASEIATVESDNNSRNEGNGVDSGSKVEHSDDVGEGCEGSHELGKGLDFQISTMVTRKKRKPTRKREASDLIDPPAKVEAIEGFGTKACDSCQGSENSHETLNERPCGENGDEHLPLVKRARVRMSRVFCADDKGNASSQFEERSSKDSPTSAAMQPSPSVDHENDIVSGQDTSAAKEFNSFELSGKVPGDMVDVGPSHMEKPSGRMSPYKVCVQTVGDKKAATEFHENEFSLAPDDEVTRAQSNQLGSSPEGNTRISEVVQGSSEVSQTVNCLNIESDSIDLQCTRQNEKNGLPLNSDTVDSFANKPPSLCPGLDMTASSVPAQSPHQHESQDNDSCDNSLVVVGDSSLKEKCEIFDKIAQDVQSQAVEHSQLFCSVVNNQEADKMQETENNRTLDKELESGKQGHIIENPAPCATECYIVVKEAEPQCETVYSHCEDAEENKKLEKSCETDEQKEQIQATNSVSVSENLSPEKMRLTPDSPARGIPHSNSVCHISTVESANGMQSTNVQFGEKKPMSDETVNEERKDEIGATEVKKAVISDVQFTIESFETALSSLVRTKETIGRATRLAMDLVKFGVSAKAMEILAHTLESESNLQRRVDLFFLVDSIAQCSKGLSGDAGGVYLSSIQVMLPRLLAAAVPAGATTQENRQQCLKVLKLWLERRILPESIVRHHIRELDSHSNVPACLYSRRSARTERALDDPVRDMEGILVDEYGSNSTLQLDGFSMPAMLKVEDEGSDSDGEFESVTPEHESRILEEHVTPSITERHTRILEDVDGELEMEDVAPPWDVGSSAPTDQAGNTESASCQPAFGTSHQDVTSSSPLAPPSQNAQCAMSDSYSNGFDCRGYPSMHGDHQADIPRMNPPPVHYRSPESSYSSRASLSHGEDSNFQHGPYPPPPPSHHYYSYMEPEHHRKPRREGPSYPHRSHYTPDFEERNYHDGHERMRPAACESRDNWRYHPPYSHGPRYHDRQRGPYQSSSHSGHHREYGRFENDRWSHSPRAYNNRHSFHYKPHSEGPAPVAMRDPPGTWHQR from the exons ATGGCTCCGAGCCGAAAGAGAGGCGGTGGTAAGGCTGCAGCATCCGCCAGGCGAGAGTGGAAGGTTGGGGAACTCGTTCTTGCCAAAGTCAAAGGCTTTCCTGCTTGGCCTGCCGCG GTTAGCGAACCAGATAAGTGGGGCTACTCTGCCGATAAGAAGAAAGTATTCGTTCTCTTTTTCGGCACTCAACAGAT AGCTTTCTGCAATCCTGCTGATGTAGAATCATTTACGGAGGAGAAGAAGCAATCGCTTTTGACAAAACGGCATGCCAAAGGTTCAGATTTTGTTCGCGCGGTTAAAGAGATCGCAGAGAGTTTCGAGAAGCTGAAGCAGCAGGTCGAAGCTAATGATCCTAAATCTGCTGACGAAACAACTGTTGGAAGCTCTGGGAATACTATTGAGCTGCCTCAGGCCTGTAAAAATCTTATTGGTACAAGACTTGACACTCAAATAGAGTCAAATTCTAGTCATGGTAAAGATGAATCAACACTTCTCAGCGAGGATGCTTCAGCTGCTGAACAAATGCTAGCTCTACGTCACAACAGTCTCTCTCTTAATGTAGCAGCTAAAGATCTGTGTGACACAGCTATACATTCTTCAAAGAGAAGAAATGAAACGGCACGGTCTCAAAAGTGTGCTCCACAGACAATAATATTACCGGTTCAGCCCTCCAAACTAACATCAGGGTTGGAACTGGATAGGCTTCAAAGGCCCCTGCGTCAATGCAGTGATGGTGGCCACACTGCCGATGATATAGATGATGCAGATCtaagaaggagaaagagaatcCGAAGGTCAGGTAATTCTGAATCAGATGATGTGGTTTCATCAGCTCTAAATTTGCACGGATCTGATGAAGAGAACGCATCTGAAATTGCTACTGTTGAGTCTGACAATAATAGTAGGAATGAAGGCAATGGTGTGGATTCTGGTTCCAAAGTTGAGCATTCTGATGATGTTGGTGAGGGTTGTGAAGGAAGTCATGAGCTTGGCAAGGGGCTTGATTTCCAAATTAGTACCATGGttacgaggaagaagaggaagcctACCAGAAAACGTGAAGCCAGTGACCTTATTGACCCTCCTGCTAAAGTTGAAGCAATAGAAGGTTTTGGGACCAAGGCCTGTGATAGCTGCCAGGGATCTGAAAATTCTCATGAAACGCTGAATGAGAGGCCCTGTGGAGAGAATGGTGATGAACACTTGCCTCTGGTAAAGCGAGCCAGAGTCCGGATGAGTAGAGTATTTTGTGCTGATGATAAGGGCAATGCCTCTTCACAGTTCGAAGAAAGATCATCCAAAGACTCTCCAACAAGTGCAGCCATGCAGCCAAGCCCTTCTGTGGATCATGAAAATGATATTGTATCTGGTCAAGATACTTCTGCGGCTAAAGAATTTAACAGCTTTGAGTTATCTGGTAAGGTCCCAGGTGATATGGTTGATGTAGGGCCTTCTCATATGGAGAAACCTTCTGGCAGAATGTCTCCGTATAAGGTATGTGTTCAGACTGTAGGAGATAAAAAAGCTGCTACGGAGTTTCATGAGAACGAATTTAGCCTGGCGCCAGATGATGAAGTAACTCGAGCACAATCTAATCAACTTGGCAGTTCGCCAGAAGGGAACACTCGTATTTCTGAAGTTGTTCAGGGCTCTTCGGAGGTATCGCAAACCGTGAACTGTCTAAACATTGAATCCGATTCTATTGACTTGCAGTGCACACGTCAAAATGAGAAAAATGGACTCCCTTTGAATTCTGATACCGTGGATTCATTTGCAAATAAGCCGCCAAGTTTATGCCCGGGTTTGGATATGACAGCATCATCGGTACCTGCTCAATCTCCTCACCAACACGAAAGCCAGGACAATGATTCTTGTGATAATTCATTAGTCGTTGTTGGGGATTCTTCTCTTAAAGAAAAATGTGAGATTTTTGATAAAATCGCTCAGGATGTTCAGTCCCAAGCTGTAGAACATTCTCAATTGTTCTGTTCAGTGGTCAATAATCAGGAGGCTGACAAAATGCAGGAAACTGAAAACAATCGTACTCTGGATAAAGAACTTGAGAGTGGCAAACAAGGTCATATAATAGAGAATCCAGCCCCCTGTGCTACTGaatgttatattgtagttaaagAAGCGGAACCTCAGTGTGAAACGGTATATAGCCACTGTGAGGATGCTGAGGAGAACAAAAAGCTGGAAAAGAG CTGTGAGACGGATGAGCAGAAAGAGCAGATCCAAGCCACCAATTCTGTCTCAGTATCTGAGAACCTTTCACCTGAAAAAATGAGGTTAACTCCAGACTCTCCTGCAAGGGGTATTCCACATAGCAACTCAGTTTGCCATATTTCTACTGTAGAAAGTGCAAATGGTATGCAGAGCACCAATGTTCAGTTTGGTGAGAAGAAACCTATGAGTGATGAAACTGTCAACGAAGAAAGGAAAGATGAAATAGGTGCAACTGAGGTGAAGAAAGCTGTTATCTCTGATGTGCAATTCACTATTGAATCTTTTGAGACGGCACTTAGCTCCTTGGTGAGGACAAAGGAGACCATTGGCCGCGCAACACGTTTGGCTATGGATTTGGTGAAATTTGGTGTGTCGGCAAAG GCCATGGAAATTCTTGCTCATACTTTGGAAAGTGAGTCAAATTTACAAAGAAGGGTGGACTTATTTTTCCTTGTGGATTCTATTGCTCAATGCTCCAAAGGCCTGAGTG GTGACGCTGGTGGGGTTTATCTTTCATCCATTCAAGTTATGCTGCCTCGCCTATTGGCTGCTGCTGTCCCAGCTGGAGCTACCACTCAAGAAAACCGGCAACAATGCTTGAAG gttttaaAGCTTTGGCTCGAAAGAAGGATCCTTCCTGAATCTATTGTTCGTCATCATATAAGAGAACTTGATTCACATAGTAACGTTCCTGCTTGCCTCTATTCTCGGCGCTCGGCTCGAACAGAAAGGGCGCTGGATGACCCCGTTAGAGATATGGAGGGCATACTGGTTGATGAATATGGAAG TAATTCGACTCTCCAGCTTGATGGATTTTCTATGCCTGCAATGCTCAAGGTTGAAGACGAAGGAAGTGACTCGGATGGTGAATTTGAGTCTGTCACCCCCGAACATGAGTCCAGAATCCTTGAAGAACATGTCACACCCTCCATTACTGAAAGGCATACCCGTATACTTGAAGATGTTGACGGCGAGCTTGAAATGGAAGACGTGGCTCCACCTTGGGATGTTGGAAGCAGTGCACCCACTGATCAAGCTGGCAATACAGAGTCTGCAAGTTGCCAGCCTGCCTTTGGCACTTCACATCAGGACGTAACCTCGTCATCTCCATTAGCTCCCCCTTCACAGAATGCTCAGTGTGCCATGTCTGATTCCTACTCAAATGGCTTCGACTGCAGAGGATATCCCAGCATGCAT GGAGATCATCAGGCAGATATTCCAAGGATGAATCCACCACCTGTGCATTACCGAAGTCCTGAGTCATCGTATAGTTCCCGTGCATCTTTGTCACATGGTGAGGATTCCAACTTCCAGCATGGGCCTTATCCCCCACCTCCGCCTTCACATCATTATTATTCATATATGGAGCCGGAGCACCATAGAAAGCCGCGGAGAGAAGGTCCATCATACCCTCACAGATCTCATTACACGCCGGATTTTGAGGAAAGGAATTATCATGATGGCCATGAGAGAATGAGGCCTGCGGCATGTGAGAGTCGAGACAATTGGAGATACCATCCGCCCTATTCTCATG GTCCACGATATCATGACAGACAAAGAGGCCCTTATCAATCCAGCTCACACAGTGGCCATCATCGTGAGTATGGAAGGTTTGAGAACGACAGGTGGAGTCATTCTCCGCGTGCATATAACAATAGGCACTCTTTTCACTATAAGCCGCATTCAGAAGGTCCTGCTCCAGTAGCAATGAGAG ATCCGCCAGGCACGTGGCATCAAAGGTGA
- the LOC106353331 gene encoding probable glutathione peroxidase 5 yields the protein MGGSVSVSEKSIHEFTVKDSSGKEVDLSVYQGKVLLIVNVASKCGFTETNYTQLTELYRKYKDQGLVILAFPCNQFLNQEPGTSQDAHEFACTRFKAEYPVFQKVRVNGQNAAPVYKFLKSKKPSFLGSRIKWNFTKFLVGKDGQVIDRYGPTVPPLSIEKDIKKALGDDGAFPST from the exons ATGGGTGGTTCAGTATCAGTGTCCGAAAAATCTATCCATGAATTCACTGTCAAG GATAGCTCTGGCAAGGAGGTTGACCTTAGCGTTTACCAAGGGAAGGTTCTTCTCATCGTCAACGTCGCTTCTAAATG CGGTTTCACTGAAACCAATTACACACAGCTCACTGAACTTTACCGGAAATACAAAGATCAAG GGTTGGTGATATTGGCGTTTCCTTGCAATCAGTTTTTGAACCAAGAGCCTGGCACTAGCCAAGATGCTCATGAATTTGCTTGTACCAGGTTTAAGGCTGAGTACCCTGTCTTCCAAAAG GTGCGTGTGAATGGTCAAAACGCAGCACCAGTCTACAAATTCCTGAAGTCAAAGAAACCGTCATTCCTTGGAAGCAGGATCAAATGGAACTTCACCAAGTTCTTGGTCGGCAAAGATGGTCAAGTCATTGATCGTTATGGCCCCACTGTTCCACCTCTTTCCATCGAG AAAGACATCAAGAAAGCCCTCGGAGATGATGGAGCGTTTCCAAGTACTTAG